Proteins from one Sabethes cyaneus chromosome 2, idSabCyanKW18_F2, whole genome shotgun sequence genomic window:
- the LOC128736659 gene encoding glycosyltransferase-like protein gnt13, translating to MTDQSYIGSSDVFHARLGDTFELLRRARIATRGTIFIRDSQLFDLADDFAVSFKTVLGLGLDWDENKCVEQQIHERKRLKGDKRAPSSDDNNNNNNNNNNNNNNNNNNNNNNNNNNNNNNNNNNNNNNNNNNNNNNNNNNNNNNNNNNNNNNNNNNNNNNNNNNNNNNNNNNNNNNNN from the exons atgactgatcagagctacattggatcgagtgatgtgtttcatgcCCGTCTTGGGGACACCTTTGAACTCCTTCGACGAGCGAGAATcgcaacgagaggaacgattttcaTCAGAGATAGCCAACTCTTCGACTTGGCAGATGACTTTGCCGTTAGCTTTAAGACGGTGCTTGGGCTTGGGCTGGATTGGgatgaaaataaatgcgtcgaacaGCAAATACATGAGAGAAAGAGactcaaaggagacaaacgtgCGCCTTCctcggacg acaacaacaacaacaacaacaacaacaacaacaacaacaacaacaacaacaacaacaacaacaacaacaacaacaacaacaacaacaacaacaacaacaacaacaacaacaacaacaacaacaacaacaacaacaacaacaacaacaacaacaacaacaacaacaacaacaacaacaacaacaacaacaacaacaacaacaacaacaacaacaacaacaacaacaacaacaacaacaacaacaacaacaacaacaacaacaacaac